A single window of Sinorhizobium sp. RAC02 DNA harbors:
- a CDS encoding helix-turn-helix domain-containing protein — protein sequence MDDSVKSRRKRRIANRTGCAVEATISVIGGLWKPVILFHLLDGKLRFNAICRLTPAATPRMITLQLRELEADGIIDRTIYPEIPPKVEYQLTELGKSLEPVLVSMCNWGTRLQELNGLPVDTGSCRSTSRQQELIDEFMS from the coding sequence ATGGATGATAGTGTTAAATCTAGGCGCAAGCGCCGTATAGCCAACCGGACTGGATGCGCGGTGGAAGCGACAATTTCGGTCATCGGGGGTCTGTGGAAGCCGGTAATCCTGTTTCATCTGCTCGATGGCAAACTACGGTTCAACGCGATTTGCCGTCTCACTCCGGCCGCAACGCCAAGAATGATTACGCTTCAACTCAGGGAGCTGGAAGCCGACGGCATTATAGACCGCACCATTTATCCAGAGATTCCACCGAAGGTGGAGTACCAGCTAACGGAGTTGGGAAAATCACTGGAACCTGTGCTTGTCAGTATGTGCAATTGGGGTACACGGCTGCAGGAGCTAAATGGCCTGCCCGTTGATACCGGAAGCTGCAGAAGCACTTCCCGGCAACAAGAGCTTATCGACGAGTTCATGTCTTGA
- a CDS encoding NmrA/HSCARG family protein has translation MSMKQMPLISVVGATSKQGRSVATTLLKSGQYRVRALTRNQDSKEARSLAALGAEVVVAPLGPDHQNELAAAFAGADGAYLMTPQLLPQDNAEFALGKQLADAAVEAGVGHIVFSTLENVQKISGGKKFTPHFTDKALVADYIRTLPVTHSFVSLAFFYTNLLEYYVPQMEGDTLLMPIYLPEDFCAPFVDATTATGPAVLSVLSDPATFNGKTLPIVGDIISPREMVETFQRVTGVKAEYRSAFKRDELLKYFPGFGANDLLVDELIGMVEYAVEYGYFDKEHDLEWSRRLNPETLSWEQFLKSSDWRGDRMQFGL, from the coding sequence ATGTCTATGAAACAAATGCCGCTTATTTCAGTGGTCGGCGCAACCAGCAAGCAAGGCCGCAGCGTGGCCACGACACTCCTCAAGAGCGGTCAATACAGGGTCCGAGCATTGACCCGGAATCAAGATTCCAAAGAGGCTCGTAGCCTCGCAGCTCTCGGTGCAGAAGTTGTGGTCGCGCCGCTAGGACCTGACCATCAGAACGAACTTGCTGCAGCTTTTGCTGGGGCGGATGGCGCATACCTGATGACGCCGCAGCTTTTGCCCCAAGACAACGCCGAATTCGCGCTCGGCAAACAACTGGCCGATGCAGCGGTTGAAGCGGGCGTCGGTCACATCGTGTTTTCGACATTAGAGAATGTTCAAAAGATCTCGGGTGGAAAGAAGTTCACGCCCCACTTCACCGACAAGGCGCTCGTTGCCGATTACATTCGCACACTGCCAGTTACGCACTCTTTCGTCTCTCTCGCATTCTTTTATACGAACCTACTTGAGTATTACGTCCCCCAAATGGAAGGGGACACGCTCCTCATGCCAATCTACCTCCCTGAGGACTTCTGCGCACCGTTCGTGGATGCGACGACAGCAACAGGACCGGCCGTCCTGTCTGTGCTGTCCGACCCTGCGACCTTCAATGGAAAGACACTTCCGATCGTCGGCGACATCATTTCCCCGCGCGAGATGGTCGAAACGTTCCAGCGCGTGACTGGCGTCAAGGCAGAATACCGCAGCGCGTTTAAGCGCGACGAACTGTTGAAATACTTTCCGGGATTTGGCGCCAACGACCTTCTTGTCGATGAACTGATCGGCATGGTCGAGTATGCGGTCGAGTACGGCTACTTCGACAAGGAACACGATCTGGAATGGAGCCGCCGCTTGAATCCGGAGACGCTTTCCTGGGAGCAGTTTCTGAAGTCGTCCGACTGGCGCGGTGACAGGATGCAGTTCGGCCTTTGA
- a CDS encoding nuclear transport factor 2 family protein: protein MSVEDNKRIVREFCDYFRTSNAEGLIDGMTEDATWWVNGKPHLFPSAGIKTKAEAASMFRNMLAAYSNGLDMKVLNMIGEGDSVAAEARSQGLTKSGKVYENEYFILFKIRDGKVASVREYTDLMHVEETFG, encoded by the coding sequence ATGAGCGTTGAAGACAACAAGCGCATCGTGCGCGAGTTCTGTGATTACTTTAGAACATCAAACGCTGAAGGTCTAATCGATGGTATGACAGAAGATGCAACATGGTGGGTCAACGGAAAGCCGCACCTGTTTCCGTCCGCCGGGATAAAGACGAAAGCGGAAGCTGCGAGCATGTTCCGCAATATGCTTGCAGCCTATTCGAACGGTCTTGATATGAAAGTCCTCAATATGATCGGCGAAGGCGATAGCGTCGCCGCTGAGGCGCGTTCGCAGGGACTCACAAAGTCCGGCAAGGTCTACGAGAACGAATACTTTATTCTATTCAAGATCCGCGACGGAAAGGTCGCGAGCGTGAGGGAGTATACCGACCTTATGCACGTCGAGGAGACGTTTGGCTGA
- a CDS encoding alpha/beta hydrolase has translation MTIKRPLFAFIAGVAISGPAYADARNVVLVHGATMDGSGWRQVYDILKSKSLSVSVVQLPHTSLADDIAATRLILKQQIGQTVLVGHSYGGAVITEAGNEDTVKAMVYVAALQPDKGENLTELSQRFPMRIDMKMLDNQSFVPSPNTYHESIAADLPRDMTDFMSASAKPMTLEPYQTRFQHAAWHGKPTFGIVTTEDKVIPPALLRWMYKRAGTQTSDIVSSHMVYMSHPKETADVILKAVASVD, from the coding sequence ATGACCATTAAGAGACCCTTGTTTGCCTTCATTGCCGGAGTGGCGATCTCCGGCCCCGCTTATGCCGATGCGCGGAACGTTGTCCTCGTCCATGGCGCGACCATGGACGGTTCGGGTTGGCGCCAGGTATATGACATCCTGAAAAGCAAAAGCCTTTCTGTAAGTGTCGTTCAGTTGCCGCACACGAGCCTTGCCGATGACATTGCGGCGACCCGTTTGATTTTGAAGCAGCAGATTGGCCAGACGGTGCTGGTCGGGCACAGCTACGGCGGCGCGGTCATCACGGAGGCGGGCAACGAAGATACGGTTAAGGCGATGGTCTATGTCGCAGCACTTCAACCGGACAAAGGTGAAAACCTCACCGAACTTTCCCAGCGCTTTCCCATGAGGATCGACATGAAGATGCTTGACAACCAGAGCTTCGTTCCGTCTCCCAACACGTACCACGAAAGCATCGCTGCGGACCTGCCACGCGACATGACCGATTTTATGTCCGCGTCGGCAAAGCCAATGACACTTGAACCCTACCAAACGAGATTTCAGCATGCCGCCTGGCATGGGAAGCCCACGTTTGGCATCGTGACGACGGAGGACAAAGTGATTCCGCCCGCTTTGTTGCGTTGGATGTACAAGCGCGCCGGTACGCAGACGAGCGATATCGTGTCGAGCCACATGGTCTACATGTCTCATCCCAAAGAGACGGCGGACGTTATTCTCAAAGCGGTGGCCTCGGTGGATTAA